From the genome of Henningerozyma blattae CBS 6284 chromosome 8, complete genome:
GAACGATCATAATCCAAATGACAATGAACTTATAAACGATAACGAATTAACAACAAACAATGAACTTACATACGATTTCACCACCACAACACACAACGCATCAGCATCACACAATGCAACACACAACCCACCAACATTACGTCACCCTTCAACCACTACTGCATCAGATGAACCAGAAAGTCTTTTCATCCTATCTGGTACACCATCGCCAGTCTTGAAATCACAGGGTCCAACTCTCGATCCAAACACTCTCGCCAGAAACAGACTACGCCGCCGTGCACCACCAAATAGCCCCCGCCACTCCCACATTCCCAAGCCCACACCCCACGTGACCGGCATTCCCGGAACTGGAGGCAACAGTCCCTCACGTGCCTCTCGCAAACTTTCAACTTTGCCACAAGGAGCCATCGATCAATACGTCCGTGAGATCCCAGACAGATTGTTTGAATGCATCTATCCTGGATGCCACAAGATCTTCAAGAGACGGTACAATATCAGATCGCATATCCAGACACATCTAGAAGACAGACCGTATGTATGCGATCATGAAGGCTGTACAAAGGCGTTTGTAAGGAACCATGATCTTTTGCGTCACAAGAAGACGCATGCAGAAAAAACTCATGTTTGCCCTTGTGGGAAGCGGTTCAATAGAGAAGATGCCTTGATAGTGCACCGTAGTAGAATGATCTGTGATGGTGGTAAAAGATATGCCAATGTGGTGATAAAGAGGTCTCCGAGAAGAAGAGGACGACCAAGAAAGACTCCGGGATTGGGGACGACGAGCCCTGTGAAACAGTTGCAACTACCTTTGCAAGAGCAAGACCAGCCGCATATGACTCGGGACAGACGTGATCAAGAGCGTCCGGGGTTTGTGGTGTTTAAGCTTGCCCAGGAATAGCCGTAATGGCAGTGGCAGTGGCAATGGCAGTGGCAGTCGTCGTCGTCGTAGCCGTAGCCGTAGTCGCAGACGTAACCATAGCCTAACTTTTAGCCCTAGATTTCGCTTAGTTACACTACGCTAAGTTACGTTACTCTAAGTTACGTTACGCTAAGTTACGTTACGCTAAGCCTGAACTTAGGAACACATCTATATTACAAGCACAGGaacatatatttattaggAACATAGGAACacatacaaatatataaggAATACAAACATATATTACGAACATCAAATTAGGATGCCGTTAAAGGAACGCATACTTATATACAGGAACACCACTCACATTGCTTTTTATCTTGCAATACAGCAATATTGCTCCCCGTCTTGCTGTTCACCTTgcctttaatttttttcataggAACACGTATATTGCTTTTGCCCTTATTAGTTTCGGCTTCCGGGCACCCTTCGGGTCACGATCTGTACCCTCACGGTTTCGGAGTTGCTGCAAAGGTACCTGTGCCTACAATGTGTGCAGAAAAGCCCGTAGCGCAGTGGAAGCTGGGGGTTGCCCAGCAACGTCTGTTCATGTATATAAGGCCCATGAGGTATGGAATGTGACATTCTGCCTCCACAATTGAAGGACCTAAATCGTTACAAAAGGCATCAAGAAACTCAGAGTTTATCTCAATTGATCATTACTTTGCAACTTTAAAGACCCTTCCATTTCGTTATATATACCCCATTATTACTATCAAAATGCTAGATGCCCAAACCCTCCTGGACGTTATTGTGAAAAGGCACGGAGCTGACGACGATTCGGACCATGTGCCAGCGTGTGAGACTTCCAACGATTATGACGGGCGCATGAATCTTCGTATTCTGTCTGTGTTTATTCTGCTGATCTCATCAGGGATCGGGGTCAACTTCCCGATCTTGGCGTCTCAATACTCGTTTATTCGCCTGCCTAAATggtgtttttttattgccAAGTTTTTTGGTTCGGgtgttattattgctaCTGCATTCGTCCATTTATTGGAGCCTGCCGCTGATGCCCTGGGGAATGCCTGTCTTGGTGGAACTTTTGCCGAGTACCCTTGGGCCTTCGGGATCTGTTTGATGTCGttgtttttcttgttttttaCAGAAATCATTTCCCATCATATTATTGATCAAAGGTTGGCCAAGGAACATGGACATGGCCATGACGAAGAACATGCCGCAATTGAGCGTGTTGATACTATCGAATGTTGTGAAGAAAATAGTTGTGATGAAGAACCAAATCCAATGGTTATTCAAGAAGAGAATTCCGCCACTACTTATATAGATTCGAAAAATAAGGATGAAAAGAAAGCTGCTGATGTTCAAATTAACGAACATTTACAATACGATTCTCAAGAAAAGACTGTTGATTTGGAGAATTCTATTTCTCATCATGATGGGATGACTAGAGCTGAAAGAGAACAATATTTGAACCAATTGGTTGCTGTGATGGTTTTGGAAGCAGGTGTTATTGTTCATTCCGTCTTTATTGGTCTTTCTCTAGCGGTCACTGGTGACAATTTCGTCACTTTATTCATTGTCCTGACTTTCCATCAAATGTTTGAAGGTCTTGGTTTAGGTACAAGAGTTGCTGAAACTCCATGGCCAAAATCCAAGAGAATGACTCCATGGTTAATGGCTCTTGCATTCACTTTGACTACGCCTGTTGCTGTGGCAATTGGGTTAGGTGTGCGTAATTCATGGGTTCCTGGTTCCCGTACTTCATTGATTGCCAATGGTATTTTCGACGCTATTAGTGCTGGTATTTTAATCTATACAGGTCTTGTCGAATTAATGGCACAcgaatttttatattctgGTCAATTCAAAGGAGAAAATGGATTGAAACAAATGTTGAGTGCATATTTTGTGATGTGTTGTGGTGCTGCCTTGATGGCTCTATTAGGTAAATGGGCTTGATTCAAAGGCACAATTAGACTTGTGTGAGAGAATGCAAGTGAGTGAATGTCCGTGTATGTGCGTGTGCGTGTTAATTGtacaattttatatattcttgctaactaattttctttttctttttccctctctatttaattttacatatatataatatatatatatatattcatatattaaactatttttttaatttattccaaaactttttgttttttagtGCTTTGTTGAGATTTCCCCTGATGCTTGGCTAAATTCAcagaattcaaataatgcaTATAGACATTACTAGATTGCCATTTCTTGGCAGATTTGATCTCGTCGGCGTTGAACCCAGGAACTCGAATGTTCCAATTCCGTTCCACATGTAATTGGATATCTCGTTTATTAACCATATTAGAATTACGATGTCTTGATAACCGACATGAAAAAGATGTGATGTTAGAGACAAATTCATCAGCCATATCTAATAACAATTCCTCCACATCACCATCTATACTTAGATCCTTTTCATCATGTTCATCTATACTCACAGATCGTACCAATTCtcttaattttcttttggaaAGTACTCGTTCTGAATTTAATTCGTATGGTGGGATAGTAACAACAGGAGGCGGAGGAGGGGTTGTACCGCTTGTGTTTGTAGTTGCCGTGGTTGCACTTGCACTTGCGTTTGTCGTCGAAGTTGTAGTGACAGTGACATTGGAAGTCGCAGTGTTTGTGATGggaatattaatattagattgAGTTCTAGCACTCGTGTGTGATTCTTGTAATACTTTTTGTAATTCACTGTTTTGTTTGGCAGATTTtaaatagaaatttttcttttcattttgGAATTGTTGATGCAATTCTGTATAATCTTTactcaattttttcaattgaaatagATATTCATTTCTCTTGGCAGTCAATGCTTCTTGATTATTAGTCTTGGAATTCAACAATTTACTAATATTATCGATTTTTTCCTTGACATCACTATGCTCTCTTTTAATCTTGGCTGCCCTAATTTGGAAATCTTTCAACAAGGTCTCATAACTTTCGTTTTGTTC
Proteins encoded in this window:
- the SWI5 gene encoding DNA-binding transcription factor SWI5 (similar to Saccharomyces cerevisiae SWI5 (YDR146C) and ACE2 (YLR131C); ancestral locus Anc_8.326) — encoded protein: MKQKRGVLQDIDMNSGLSNGFQSGLSQENLLNELEHQKALNRQLEEQLKYTQLQQEELKKELGRSSFDVPLISPPSNTYYNGSPSRRNKLVHKYITPLINDYENGEANMLGNNKGLDIFETNTELTADIEAAADAEADADASASASASAAASASASVSASASASAFAYLFNEFDTLPSSPMKLEENIPYTPRSEAMTPLISPERSNFESNFEPNFEPAMGLGLHTTQGKQFILKPPPLDLLPTIPGSKENTPFKTPFPFDLFETSLGDLHTPSKNDHNPNDNELINDNELTTNNELTYDFTTTTHNASASHNATHNPPTLRHPSTTTASDEPESLFILSGTPSPVLKSQGPTLDPNTLARNRLRRRAPPNSPRHSHIPKPTPHVTGIPGTGGNSPSRASRKLSTLPQGAIDQYVREIPDRLFECIYPGCHKIFKRRYNIRSHIQTHLEDRPYVCDHEGCTKAFVRNHDLLRHKKTHAEKTHVCPCGKRFNREDALIVHRSRMICDGGKRYANVVIKRSPRRRGRPRKTPGLGTTSPVKQLQLPLQEQDQPHMTRDRRDQERPGFVVFKLAQE
- the ZRT2 gene encoding low-affinity Zn(2+) transporter ZRT2 (similar to Saccharomyces cerevisiae ZRT2 (YLR130C); ancestral locus Anc_8.325) — translated: MLDAQTLLDVIVKRHGADDDSDHVPACETSNDYDGRMNLRILSVFILLISSGIGVNFPILASQYSFIRLPKWCFFIAKFFGSGVIIATAFVHLLEPAADALGNACLGGTFAEYPWAFGICLMSLFFLFFTEIISHHIIDQRLAKEHGHGHDEEHAAIERVDTIECCEENSCDEEPNPMVIQEENSATTYIDSKNKDEKKAADVQINEHLQYDSQEKTVDLENSISHHDGMTRAEREQYLNQLVAVMVLEAGVIVHSVFIGLSLAVTGDNFVTLFIVLTFHQMFEGLGLGTRVAETPWPKSKRMTPWLMALAFTLTTPVAVAIGLGVRNSWVPGSRTSLIANGIFDAISAGILIYTGLVELMAHEFLYSGQFKGENGLKQMLSAYFVMCCGAALMALLGKWA
- the TBLA0H01280 gene encoding uncharacterized protein (similar to Saccharomyces cerevisiae TAF12 (YDR145W); ancestral locus Anc_8.323), translated to MSDSNPSLAQQQKQLNELAENFKNLIKDAKLNGGDTTEKGKELLIKATKVKKLFTQLSNKYKNDSSSNDSTLSRSNSNSSLKNMNTPPSTSSNNSSSTPMVRSNSNLSMMIKNALTPEQNESYETLLKDFQIRAAKIKREHSDVKEKIDNISKLLNSKTNNQEALTAKRNEYLFQLKKLSKDYTELHQQFQNEKKNFYLKSAKQNSELQKVLQESHTSARTQSNINIPITNTATSNVTVTTTSTTNASASATTATTNTSGTTPPPPPVVTIPPYELNSERVLSKRKLRELVRSVSIDEHDEKDLSIDGDVEELLLDMADEFVSNITSFSCRLSRHRNSNMVNKRDIQLHVERNWNIRVPGFNADEIKSAKKWQSSNVYMHYLNSVNLAKHQGKSQQSTKKQKVLE